A single Anopheles maculipalpis chromosome 3RL, idAnoMacuDA_375_x, whole genome shotgun sequence DNA region contains:
- the LOC126564811 gene encoding beta-1,3-galactosyltransferase 6 — MSSLRRTMALTRYHLHKRTFVGLVPLVCAFLFGMLLTALIANTNPACTSTGRVYDPENSYFLILLIVTAPENFERRTTIRETYLNLRPRMINESYQDELIHIPPYNERGHVQHESVQVQRTLLANYQAWLQKPIKNIKVINFKIKPLFAIGMHGQPKNIRRAIYEEQRVFGDILELEELQDSYANLTSKLLHSMQKIDAKYDFRYLAKLDDDTYVKLDVLAEDLLSYYEKLHQVQQNTNKAPTMELYWGYFRGAATIQKHGAWQEKDYTLCDRYGPYALGGGYVLSRGLVSFIATYADQLSMYKSEDIAVGTWLAPFRNVHRRHDVRFDTAWAPRACKDYHMLLHKRTARHMRDLYAGEMCTHEEDKPPTGNNKLPREYFYDWTQPPSACCNTVV, encoded by the coding sequence CCGCTAGTGTGCGCCTTCCTGTTCGGTATGCTGCTAACGGCACTGATTGCCAACACCAACCCGGCTTGTACGTCGACGGGCCGGGTGTACGATCCGGAAAATTCCTACTTTCTCATACTGCTCATCGTGACGGCGCCCGAAAACTTTGAGCGCCGGACAACGATCCGCGAAACGTACCTGAACTTGCGGCCACGCATGATCAACGAAAGCTACCAGGACGAGCTGATACACATTCCACCGTACAATGAACGGGGCCACGTACAGCACGAATCAGTCCAAGTGCAGCGCACCCTGCTCGCCAACTATCAAGCGTGGCTGCAGAAGCCGATCAAAAACATAAaggtaattaatttcaaaattaaacccCTATTTGCGATCGGCATGCATGGACAGCCTAAGAATATACGGCGAGCGATCTATGAGGAACAGCGCGTCTTTGGGGACATTCTCGAGCTGGAAGAATTGCAGGATTCGTATGCGAACTTAACAAGCAAGCTGCTGCACAGTATGCAGAAGATCGATGCGAAGTATGACTTCCGGTATCTGGCCAAGCTGGACGACGATACGTACGTTAAGTTGGACGTGTTGGCGGAAGATTTGTTGAGCTATTATGAAAAGCTGCACCAGGTGCAGCAGAACACGAACAAAGCCCCGACGATGGAGCTGTACTGGGGTTATTTCCGTGGAGCTGCCACCATACAAAAGCATGGGGCGTGGCAGGAGAAAGATTACACACTGTGCGATCGGTACGGGCCGTACGCACTCGGAGGTGGTTATGTGCTGTCGAGGGGATTGGTGTCGTTCATTGCTACCTATGCCGACCAGCTGAGCATGTACAAGAGTGAGGACATTGCGGTCGGGACGTGGCTGGCACCGTTCCGTAACGTCCACCGGCGGCATGACGTTCGATTCGACACGGCATGGGCACCGCGGGCCTGCAAGGATTATCATATGCTGCTACACAAACGTACCGCACGGCACATGCGTGATCTTTATGCGGGGGAAATGTGTACACACGAGGAGGACAAACCCCCGACAGGAAATAACAAACTACCAAGAGAGTATTTTTACGACTGGACGCAACCTCCGAGCGCGTGTTGCAATACCGTAGTATAG